A genome region from Actinobacillus arthritidis includes the following:
- the yacG gene encoding DNA gyrase inhibitor YacG: MSETVVNCPTCNKEVIWKPESKYRPFCSERCQLIDLGEWANEEKRIAAVENDVMTSDLEGHYL; this comes from the coding sequence ATGTCAGAAACCGTAGTTAATTGTCCTACTTGCAATAAAGAGGTTATTTGGAAGCCTGAAAGTAAATATCGCCCGTTTTGTAGTGAGCGTTGCCAATTGATTGATTTAGGCGAGTGGGCGAATGAAGAAAAGCGTATCGCAGCGGTAGAAAATGATGTAATGACGTCTGATTTAGAGGGACATTATTTGTAA
- the coaE gene encoding dephospho-CoA kinase (Dephospho-CoA kinase (CoaE) performs the final step in coenzyme A biosynthesis.) produces the protein MALVVGLTGGIGSGKTTIANLFLEYNVPIIDADIIARQVVEKGSLLLSKIVEHFGRNILTDNELDRAKLRQIVFANEQEKVWLNNLLHPAIRQEMLRQIKACSAPYLLFVVPLLIENQLTTLCDRILVIDVEPSIQLERATKRDQSKIDTIKNIMSSQVSRAERLRYADDVIENNLPLEQGLEKIKAQVSALHHYYLNLAKSY, from the coding sequence TTGCTAATCTATTTTTAGAATATAACGTACCTATTATTGATGCGGATATTATCGCTCGCCAAGTGGTTGAGAAAGGCTCGCTACTTTTGTCTAAAATTGTCGAGCATTTTGGGCGTAATATTTTAACAGATAATGAATTAGATCGTGCGAAGTTACGCCAAATTGTTTTTGCGAATGAACAAGAAAAAGTATGGTTAAATAACTTGCTACATCCAGCAATTCGTCAAGAAATGTTACGTCAAATTAAAGCCTGTTCAGCCCCTTATTTACTGTTTGTTGTACCGTTATTAATTGAAAATCAATTAACGACATTATGTGATCGTATTTTAGTGATTGATGTTGAGCCGTCAATTCAGTTGGAGCGAGCAACTAAACGAGATCAAAGTAAAATAGATACGATTAAAAATATTATGTCTTCGCAAGTAAGCCGTGCAGAGCGGCTTCGTTATGCTGATGATGTGATTGAAAATAATTTACCACTGGAACAAGGACTTGAGAAAATAAAAGCACAGGTTTCCGCGTTACATCACTATTATTTAAATTTAGCAAAAAGTTATTAA